A genome region from Streptomyces antimycoticus includes the following:
- the lpdA gene encoding dihydrolipoyl dehydrogenase, translating to MANDASTVFDLVILGGGSGGYAAALRAAQLGLDVALIEKDKLGGTCLHRGCIPTKALLHAGELADQAREGSEFGVKTTFEGIDIEGVHKYKDGVVSGLYKGLQGLIASRKVTYVTGEGRLSSPTSVDVNGERYTGRHILLATGSVPKSLPGLEIDGNRVISSDHALVLDRVPKSAVVLGGGVIGVEFASAWKSFGADITIVEALPHLVPVEDESSSKLLERAFRKRGINFSLGSRFSGVEYTADGVKVSLENGKTFEAELLLVAVGRGPVSQGLGYEEAGVAMDRGYVLVDEYMRTNVPTISAVGDLVPTLQLAHVGFAEGMLVAERLAGQNPVPIDYDGVPRVTYCHPEVASVGITEAKAKELYGADKVVALKYNLAGNGKSKILKTAGEIKLVQVRDGAVVGVHMVGDRMGEQVGEAQLIYNWEALPAEVAQLVHAHPTQNEALGEAHLALAGKPLHSHD from the coding sequence GTGGCGAACGACGCCAGCACCGTTTTCGACCTAGTGATCCTCGGAGGCGGTAGCGGCGGTTACGCCGCTGCCCTGCGCGCGGCGCAGCTGGGTCTGGACGTCGCCCTGATCGAGAAGGACAAGCTGGGCGGCACCTGTCTGCACCGTGGCTGCATTCCCACCAAGGCTCTGCTGCACGCCGGTGAGCTCGCCGACCAGGCCCGTGAGGGCTCGGAATTCGGCGTGAAGACCACCTTCGAGGGCATCGACATCGAGGGTGTGCACAAGTACAAGGACGGCGTGGTCTCAGGCCTGTACAAGGGTCTGCAGGGCCTGATCGCCTCCCGCAAGGTCACCTATGTGACGGGTGAGGGCCGACTGTCCTCCCCGACCTCTGTCGATGTGAACGGCGAGCGTTACACCGGCCGCCACATCCTGCTGGCCACCGGTTCGGTGCCCAAGTCCCTTCCCGGCCTGGAGATCGACGGCAACCGCGTCATCTCCTCCGATCACGCCCTGGTGCTGGACCGCGTGCCGAAGTCCGCGGTCGTGCTGGGCGGCGGCGTCATCGGCGTCGAGTTCGCCTCCGCGTGGAAGTCCTTCGGGGCCGACATCACCATCGTCGAGGCGCTTCCCCACCTCGTCCCGGTCGAGGACGAGAGCAGCTCCAAGCTGCTGGAGCGCGCCTTCCGCAAGCGCGGCATCAACTTCTCCCTCGGCTCCCGCTTCTCCGGCGTCGAGTACACCGCCGACGGTGTCAAGGTCTCGCTGGAGAACGGCAAGACCTTCGAGGCCGAGCTGCTGCTGGTGGCCGTCGGCCGTGGCCCGGTCTCGCAGGGCCTGGGCTACGAGGAGGCCGGGGTCGCCATGGACCGCGGCTATGTCCTCGTCGACGAGTACATGCGGACCAACGTGCCGACCATCTCCGCCGTCGGTGACCTGGTCCCGACCCTCCAGCTCGCCCACGTCGGCTTCGCCGAGGGCATGCTGGTGGCCGAGCGGCTGGCGGGCCAGAACCCCGTTCCGATCGACTACGACGGCGTGCCGCGGGTGACCTACTGCCACCCCGAGGTCGCCTCCGTCGGCATCACCGAGGCCAAGGCCAAGGAGCTGTACGGTGCGGACAAGGTCGTCGCCCTGAAGTACAACCTCGCGGGCAACGGCAAGAGCAAGATCCTCAAGACCGCGGGCGAGATCAAGCTCGTGCAGGTACGGGACGGTGCCGTCGTCGGCGTCCACATGGTCGGTGACCGGATGGGCGAGCAGGTCGGCGAGGCTCAGCTGATCTACAACTGGGAGGCGCTGCCCGCCGAGGTCGCGCAGCTCGTCCACGCCCACCCCACTCAGAACGAGGCGCTCGGCGAGGCCCACCTGGCCCTGGCCGGCAAGCCGCTGCACTCCCACGACTGA